AACATAGGTCATGGACTCCACACCGCCGCCCATGGTCATTTCGGACCAGCCGGCCATGACCCGCAGGGAGGCCAGGGCGATGGCTTCCAGACCGGAAGAGCAGAAGCGGTTGACGGTAGCGCCGGAAACCTGAATGGGAAAGCCGGCGATCTGGTTGGCCAGCCGGCCGATGTTGAGCCCCTGTTCCGCCTCGGGAAAGGAGCAGCCGATCATGACATCATCGATATCCTTGGGTTCGATGGAGCCGGTTTTTTCGATCGCAGCCTTCATGATGAAGGAGAGCAGGTCTTCGGGGCGGGTATCTTTCAGAGCCCCTTTGCCGCGCCGGCAGCCGGGCGTCCTGACGGACGAAACGATATATGCATCTCTCATTGTGAGTCCTCCTTTTTAATTTCTAAGGGGCTTGCCGGTGGTCAGCATGTGCTCAATCCTGGCAAGGGTCTTTTCCTCTTTCAGAAAATCGATAAACGTTTCTCTTTCCAGGTTGAGAATCACCTCTTCATCCACAAAGCTGTTGGTGCGCACATCGCCGCCGCTGATCACGGTTGCGATCCGTTTGGCCAAAAACACGTCGTATTCGCTGACGTACTTGGCCGACTGCATATTAAACAGCTCGGCGGCGATCATGCCCTGGGCTGCTGCGCCGAAGACCTTGATGGGACGTCGTACCGGCGGTGCGTAGCCTTCATCGACCATCTTGAGGACCTCTTTCTTGGCTTCCCCAATGAGATAGTCGCGGTTGAACACGATGCGATCTTTGGGGCCGAGGAAGCCGTTGGCGCGGGCTTCGGCGGCCGACATGGAGACTTTGGCCATGGCAATGGCCATGAAGGTCGGAACGAAGAACTTGGCCAGATCCACATCCGTCACCGGTGCGGGGATGTCGCCGGTCATTTTCTTCCACAGGTTGAGGCAGCCGCCACCGCCGGGCAGCAGTCCGACGCCGATTTCCACCAGCCCCATGTAAAGCTCCGAATGAGCCACGATCCGGTCCGCGGCCAGGCAGACTTCGCATCCACCGCCCAGCGCCAGGCCGAAGGGTGCGGCCACCACCGGGAAAGGCGAGTATTTTTCGAGCTGCACGACCCTGTGAAGTTCGCGGATCATGGCTTCCACCTGATCGAGCTGGTTCTCTTTTGCTGCCATGCCGACCTGTTTCAGGTCGGCACCAGCCGAAAACGCTCCGGGCATGCCGCCGGCCTGGTTGCCAAGAACCATACCGACGCCGTTGGCGTCCACGTAATCCAGGGACTCGCCCATGAAGGTAATCAATTCGCCGTTTAACGCATTCATCTTGGTGTGGAACTCACAGCAGAAAACACCGTCACCGAGATCCACCAGAGAGGCGGAGCTGCAGCTCTTGACGGTTTTGTTGTCAGCCTTGAGGCCCGCCAGGGAAATGATATTTTCGCTGATTTTTACCGGCTGGTAGGCGGAGGCGGCAAAATCGTAAAAATAGGGCTTGCCGTTTTCCGTTTTGTAAAAATTGTCATTGCCGGCAGCCAGCATGGCTTTGACGGATTCGGGAACGGTCAGTCCGTCAGCTTCCATTTTGGCCACGGACTCTTTCACGCCGATGGCATCCCAGGTCTCGAAGGGGCCCATCTCGAAGTTGAAGCCCCATTTCATGGCATTGTCGATCTCCACGATGGTGTCGGAGATTTCCGGGATCCGGTTGGCGGCATAGATCAGGTTGGCGGAGATCGCTTTCCAGGCAAACTTGGCGCCCTTGTCGTCGCCGTATACTACGGCCTTCATCTTCTCAGGCAGGGTTTTGGCGGCCTTGGCGGCGGCCAGGCAGGGCAATTCCACCTTGCCGTACTCGCCATGTTCCATGGTGGCCGGATCGATGACCTTGCGGATTTTTTTCCATTCGGGGGTCAGGTCAGTTTTATAGAAGCCGACCTTGGTCTTTTTCCCCAGCATTTTGCCTTCGATCATCTTGCCCACGAATTCGGGCATGACGAAATCGGCCCGGGCCTCGTCTTCGGTGACCAGGTCATAGGTATTCTTGGCCACGTGGGCCAGGGTGTCCAGGCCGACCAGATCGGCGGTCTTGAACATGGCAGTTTTGGGGCGGCCCATGGCCGGGCCGAACAGGGCGTCGACCTCGGGGATCGTCATACCGTCTTCCAGCATCAGCTGCATGGTTTTGACCATGCCCTGGACGCCGATGCGGTTGCCCACGAAATTGGGGGTATCCTTGGCCCAGACGATGCCTTTGCCCAGGACCCGCTCACCGTAGTCGGCCATGAAATCCAGAACCTCGGGAAGGGTTTCTTCTCCGGGGATGATCTCCAGAAGTTTCATGTAGCGGACAGGATTGAAAAAGTGGGTTCCCAGAAAATGCTGTTTGAATTCGGCGCCGAGGCCTTCGCTCATGCTCTTCAGCGGAATTCCGGAGGTGTTCGAAGAAACAATGGCGCCCGGTTTTTTTACCGGTTCGATGCGTTTGAGCAGTTCCTGCTTGATCTTCAGATTCTCGACGACCACTTCCACAATCCAGTCGCATTCGGCCAGTTTGTCGAAGTCATCCTCGAGATTGCCAATGGAAATCAGATCGGCATCCTTGGGCTGCATGAGCAACGCCGGCCGGGACATGAGAACCGTATCCATTCCGGCTTTGGCGATCCGGTTCCTGGCGACCGGGTTGTTTTTCTCCTCGTCCTTGAGATCGAACGGAACGATGTCCAGCAACAGCGTTTTCACGCCGGCGCTGGCCAGGAGCGCCGCAATGCCGCCGCCCATCACACCGCTTCCGATGACCGCTGCCTTCCTGATTTTTCTGGTCATAATACCCTCCTGCAAATTGAAGTTGCCTTAGTTTCTATACCGGAAAAGGCTTTGGATTCGCTCAACCCTGCCCGGCCCAAACAAGATCCCGGACACAATGCTGGATTCTGGATACAGTTATGGACTTTGTTGATAACCAAGGCCTCGATGGATCCAGACAAGGTTGAGCGAAAATAAAACCCTTTATGAATGAACGCTCATTCATTTACCAAGGAAGCCCCTCCCTGTCAAGCCTTAAACGTTGCCAACGTCAACTTCGGATCGGTTTCTTCAGAGTAACCTATGATTATAAATAATTATATTATGGGACAAGGCCGACACCACCCGAATCGGGAAGCCCGGCCCAAGCCCCCAACAAGAAAATGAATTAAAATTCACAGAATTAAGGAAGTCCGGCGCATCATGGGTTATGGTTCTAAAATCGTCTCTGATTTGTCTTTTTTGAAAAACACAATAATTGGAAATTGTTCGGGAAGAAAAAACCATTTTCAGACATCCCGGAAAGTTACCGGGCACTGGATTCAACTTTTGAATATTGATGAATGAATATTCAGTCAGGGAATCGTCCGGCCATCGGCAAAGGAAGGTTCGTGCAGCGGCAGCAGGATATCGGCGCTGGCCTTGACGTTTAGCATGATATCATAAGCTTCATAGGCATTCACATGGGTGCCTGGAGGAATCACCTCCATTTCCATGGCCCGAATCTGTTTGGGCGGAAAAAAGTTTTCGTTGATCACGCAGAATCCGGTGATGGCCGCCGTACCGCCGGCCGTTTCCACCAGCACGGTCAAGCCGCCTTCGGTATGGACCGGCGTGTGCATCACCCGGATTCCGTCCACGATCTCGCCGTCAGCCTCAACGAGCCGAATCTGCCCGTTCTCCTCCACATCTTCGATATAGTCTTCCACGTATCTGAAATCCAGGGGGTGCGGGTTATGGATATGGTCCAGTTCCTTGGGGTGAACGTAAATTTCCGCGTTGCTGCATTTATAGTCGTTCTCGCAATGGTCATTGTGGAGGTGGGTGTGGATCACGGTATCGATGCGCTCCGGCGTCAGCCCGAATTGCGCCAGACCCTCTTCAAAGGTGAAGATTTTCCCGCCAATGGCCTGTTCCCGGTCCGCCGAGCACACCGGATTCATTTCGCCCGTATCCACGATGATGGTACGCTGTCCGCCTTCCAGATACCAGCAGTAAATGGGGATGGTATAAGGCTTGCCGTAATCGTGCTGGTAGGTCATCATACCCTTGTCGAACTGTTTGGTGCCCATGACGATGGGGTGAATGCGATATCGGGTCATCGGTAGCGTTCCTCTTTTCCAGGGAGATGGTTGAATCGAGCAGATATCGGTTTTGTGCGAATTCTTCGATGTCGGGTTGCCCGTACTTTAAGCCAGATGTCCCCTGCGCGTCAATGCGTTCGCCGGCTTTCCGTTCCCCTGTTGACACCTTCCCCGTTGCCACTTATACAAGAGCCCAATGATAACAATGACAAAGGAAGCTTATATGGCCACAGAAAACGATATCGTATTGATCTATTTCGAGGATCAGCCCCTGAGTTTCGCCCGCATCGAACAAATTCTTCCGGACAACAAACCGGACTGGTACCATGTTAAATTGCTGATGCTCCAGCTTCCCCTCCAGGTGGTCACCTGGATTTTGCGGGATCGCTATATTATGGGAGACGAATTCACCATGAACGGCAAACGCATGCGTCTGGAAAAAGTGGTCTGTCCCGACGCCCTGCCGGAAGAGGCCGATCACGACGAAGACGACGCCGATAAATCGTCCTCATCGGCCGACGAAAAGGCTACGGTGATCTCCTTGAAAGATAAACGCAAACGGTAAATGGGCCGGCAGGTCCGGTATCCACGGCATCCCCGGAAGTTTGTGCTTTTTTGGGGTGACGTGACCTTTTCGCTGGTGGTTCGACCATGAAACCGGAGTTAAAACAGATCCTGTCCGTATCCAGGCGCACGGACATCCCCGCGTTCTATATGCCCTGGTTCATGGATCGGGTCAGCCGCGGAGCCATCGAGGTTGTCAACCCTTTCAACCAGCAGGTCCGAACGGTGGATGTCTCCCCGGAGCGGTTCCACACCATGGTGTTCTGGTCCAAGAACTTCGGCCCGTTTCTGGAGCACAGATACGGAGAAACGCTCCAGGCCATGGGGTACCACCTGTTTTTCAACTTCACCGTCAACTCCCGTTCAAGGATGCTCGAACCGGCAGTGCCGGACCTAGACGAACGGATCGACCAGTTGCGGCAGCTTTGCAGTCGGTTCGATGCGGCATCGGTCCAGTGGCGTTTCGATCCGATCTGCCACTACGACAGAGGCGACGGGGGCATCCGGGACAATCTTCAAGATTTTCAAATAATTGCCGCAGCAGCCGGCAAATGCGGCATCGAGATCTGTATCAGCAGCTTCATGGACCATTACCGAAAAATCGCGCGGAGAACAGGGCGGCGGCTGACCTTCCTGACCCCATCCATGGTAGAAAAAGAAAAAATCGTTGACGATATGGCAGCGACCCTTTCCCCTTTGGGCATTCGGCTTGCCCTGTGCTGCGAAAATGAGGTTCTGGAGGCGCTGCCGCAAGACTGTGGCATCGGTCCAGCCGCCTGTATTTCGGCAAAACGGATCATGGCCGTGCATGGCGGCAGCCTTTCCCTTCTTAAAGATTCCGGCCAGCGCAAAACCGCAGGGTGCCAATGCACCGTTTCCGTGGACATCGGTTCCTACAGTCTGCACCCCTGCCACCACAACTGTCTGTTCTGCTATGCCAGTCCTGCATGCGACCGGAGAACCGTGTCATGAAAATCGGGACGGTCGAAACAGACAACTTCACCGTGTTGGCGCCGCTGGCCGGCATCACCAACCTGCCGCTGCGGTTGATGGCCAAACGGGCCGGATGCGGCCTGGTCTGCTCGGAGATGATCAGTTCACACGGCCTGGTGTACAAATCCGGCAAAACCGAGCAGCTTCTGGAAAGCGCGCCGGCCGAAAAGCCCCTGTCCGTACAGATCTTCGGGTCCAAACCGGCGATCATGGCCGATGCAGCCCGCATTGTCCAGGATTCCGGCGCGGACATTCTGGACATCAATTTCGGATGTTCGGTGAAAAAGATTCTGAAAAGCAACTCGGGGTCAGCCCTGATGAAGGAGCCCCAACTGACCCGACGCATTCTGGATGCGGTGCGCCAGGCTATCGACATCCCTTTGACCATCAAGATCCGATCGGGATGGGACCCGTCCGGGCAGCAGGCCCTGGAAATTGCCGGAATCGCCGAAGATTGCGGGGTGGATGCCGTTACCGTTCATCCTCGTACGGCCATGCAGGGATTTCGGGGGCGGGCGGACTGGTCGATCATCGCGGCGGTCAAAAAAGCCCTTGCCATACCGGTGATCGGCAACGGAGATGTGGCCGCACCGGCCGATGCACTGCGCATGATAGCGGAAACCGGGTGTGATGGGGTCATGGTAGGGCGGGCAGCCATCGGCAACCCAATGATTTTCGAGCAGATTCTGGCCGCAGCCCAGGGCTGGCCGCCAGAAGATCCGACCGACGGCCAGCGAATCGGCATGATGCAGGCGTATCTCCGGGATTCGGTCCGCTATCTCGGGGAAGAGCGGGCCTGCCGCATGATGCGCAGCCGGCTGTGCTGGTTCGTGAAAGGCATGCACAACGCCGGCCTTTTTCGCAGCAGCATCCGGTTCATCGCCTCGGAGCAGGAAGCCGAGACGTTGATCCGGGAATATGCGGCGTCAATCGGAGTGTTGTAAGAAACGTGGTCACCATTGAGGGTGAAACCGTAGATGAATGGTGCACCGCATTTTTTAACGATTCTGCATCAATCCCGAACCAGAATGCTTCCCACCGTCGGGGGGTCACCCGCTTCCGAAACGGCAAAAGATTGATTTGCAGTGACTTGCGTAATCGTTAGCTCGCCGATCTTCACGCCCGGGACGACGTAGCGCTGCTCATCCAGGCCCGTGAGCATCTCGCTGCCGTCCAGCACGGCAAACCGGTCGCCCGTTTCGATGCCCACCTCGCTTCCGGCACTGATGACGCAAGCCCCATCCGACAAAGCAACGACCGAAGCCAGCCATTTGTTCTCGTTGATGGCCTCTGCCATGCGTTCTCCCAGCGACTGCCCCATCTCCTCGACCACCTCTTCCAGGCCATCGACGATGACGTCCTCTCCATTGCGAATTCTCTGGGCTTCGGTTTCGTCGATATCCACTTCGTCGATCAGGGTGCCCAATGCCAGGCGGGTTCCGGTGATGGTGTCATAAATGGCCGCGGCTGTATGGACCTGGAGGCTGTAAGCCACATCCTTGAAAAGCCAGAATCCCGTATCGCGGGTGCGCACGCGGACGTCCATCAGCAGGGGGCTCACCAGAAAATTCATGCCTTCCTGCCGGGCCATGCTGGAAAGGGTGAACACATTCAGGTGCCCGTTGGCGGCCCGCGGTGGGTTCATCAAAAAAGGCGGGGCTTCGGTCCGGCCCGGAATAACCAGAACGGCATGGGAAGCTTCCTCGTTGATGCTTTCCAGAAAAGCCCTCATATAGGAAACCGGAACCTGCTGGCCGCCAAGGGTGGCATTATTGAGCAGGGCTACGACGCCCACCTTTTTCAGATATTTGCCGCTGCCGGAAAAATCGCGGATGGTTTTTTGCGGCGCGGGCCTGTAAGATGAAGCGATCCCGCAACCGGCGATCAGCAGGGCCGCCGTCAGCAGGGCCGGCAGAATGGTGTTCAAACGCCTTGGGGCAATCATGGAGCGACCTCGTATTTTGCGCAAACCTGGGTGGTCAAACCGCCCCTGGAGGTAAATTTGCCGGTCACCTCCATCATCTTGGGCTCCAGCACCCGAACCAGGTCGTCGAGAATCCGGTTGGACACATGCTCGTAAAACATGCCAACGTTACGGAATTGCAGGAGATAGTATTTCAGCGATTTGAGTTCGATAATGAACCGGTCCGGGGTGTAGCGGATTTCGATGGTGCCGAAATCGGGCAAACCGGTCATGGGGCAGACCGATGTAAATTCCGGCTGGGATATGGTAATCACCACATCCCGTTTGCCTTTGTAATGATAGTCGATGGGATCGAGCATATCGGTGGTGACGACATCCGGTTTGTCTATGGTGTAGCGGATGGTATGGTCGTATGATTTCATCGGCTCTCCAATGGTTTTTATTGGAGCTTTTTATTAAAGGATGGCAACGGACGTGTCAAACGTTCTATGGTTGGCGCCGCGGTTATTCGGACTGCAGCCGGCTTGCAACCCCTGGTTGACTTCCGGGTCGCTTCCTGTTAACAGTTCGAAATATTTACTTTTTTGATATAGAGGATGGGTGCCGATGAGAAGGATGGATCAGGACGAACAGATTCTACGGGCCAGCAAAGAAATTGTAGTCAAGTTCATCGAAACGGGGCGGATTTCTCCCACGGGTTTTTCGGATGCCTTCAAGGCCATCTACCAGGCAGTGGACGAAACCGTGAAGCAGTCGGCAAGCACGGAGCCAACGGATGAAAACAGCGGGGAGGCGGCCTGACGGCCGGATTTCACCGGCAATCGGTTCAAGGCGTTTCTCCCGACAATCGGGAAACGCCTTGAGTGAGCGGACAAAGAATCATGCTGTATAGCTGAGTTCGAAACTGGCCGATTCCGTAAGCGTTTGTATCTTTTGAACGAAGACGGACTGCATGGTCTGGACGACTTCCTGGCGCAGCCTCGATTCGGGAGCATTTTCAATTCCATCGTTCCGGTAACGGTTGAAAAGGTTCTGGATCGAACCCGCAAGGTGGTCGCGCCGGCCGCGGAATCTCCGAACATGGTCGGCCATGTCGTCCGTAACCCGTTCAATCCGTTGCATCAACTGCTGGAGGCGGCCATACCCGTGACGATGGTTGCCCCGATTTTCCTCCAGGGCCGACCGACTGATCTCCACCCGCTCCTGCTCGCCGTACATGACCTGGCGTTCATAGGAAAAAGCCGCCTCCAGACTGGCGACGGTATCCAGTTCCTTCAGCAGTTCACCGTCGGCAGCCATTTCCTGAAGGTCCCCGGATAAAAAATCGTCGATCATCTCACCGATGACTTCCATTGCCGCACGGATATCTTCCAACTCCTCGGCGTTCAAATCGCCGTCGACTTCAACGGACAGGCTCTGGCTGTCGGAAAACTCGAAAAACGCCGTCTGCGTGGACTCGGCCCAGCCGTCCTCGTAGGATACGCTGCGATAGCTGCCCGCGTTGATTTCCGTGGCCGATGCCAGACTGAGGGTCACCGTGTCGCCCTCTTCGGTGGTGATGGTCAGATCAGTGCTCTGGCTCTGGGAAACGGACCCCGCCCGGGTCTGTTCCGCCTTGAAGCTTGTACTCTCCGGAAAATTTCCGTATTGAAACGGAAAAAAGGACTGCGGATGGGCAATCGGGTTCATTCTGAACCTCCTTCGTTGGGTAGGGGAAACTTCTGTCTCCATTTGTTTGGGAATCTTGTCCCGCGCGATCTTATTAATGCTATCGGTCGAATTGGGGCAAAGTTTAGTCATAAATTTTAAGAAAAAGTTACAATGAGGGTGTACAAGGGTCTTTTGGGAAACAGAGGAACTGTGATATTGTAAACTTGATCTCACTCCGTGCAGAAAGTGTGTTTCTCCATGATCTTCCACATCCCCCACGCTTCGTTCGACATCCCGGTCGATCTCCGCTCAACGCTCTTGATTGACGATCAGGCGCTGATGGAAGAATTGTCGGTGATGACGGATGCGCACGTCGACGATCTGTTCGGCTGTCACGCCGGCGAAGAGGATACGATTGTCGCTTTCCAGGCTTCCAGGCTGATCGTCGACCCGGAGCGATTTACCGACGATGCGCTGGAGATCATGGCATGGGTCGGGCTGGGTGTCATTTACGAGCAGACATCCAGCGGAGATCGACTGCGGAACACACCCTCTCTGGAGGATCGGGATGAATTGATCCGGCGATTCTACGTGCCCCATCATAAGCGGCTGAACGAGGCCACCGCCGAGGCACTGGGCCGCTACGGTTCCGCACTGATCCTCGACTGCCACAGCTTCCCATCGACCCCCCTGCCGTTCGAATTCGATCAGAATCCGGACCGGCCGGACATCTGCATCGGCACGGACCCGGCACACACACCGCGTTTTTTGATCGAGGCGGCAAAGCAGGCCGCCAGTGACGAAGGACTCACCTGCCGAATCAACAAGCCTTCCGATGGCTCCCTGGTTCCCACTCATTATTGGCAGCATGACAAGCGGGTGTTAAGCATCATGATCGAAATCAATCGATCCCTGTTCATGGATGAGGCGACCGGAGAACGGTCGGATCAATACGAAGGGTGCAAAACAATGCTGGGAAGGATTGTACAGCGCATACGGGAAGCGAGCATTCCAGATCAACGAACTTGAAGCCGGAAAACGAAATTAATGCGCTCCCAGCGCCTGGGGCCACAGGTAGTAAAAACCGGCGTCCAGGGTCAAAAGATCCCCGATGAGGCCCGTTTCCACCAGCCGCGGCATTGAGGTGTCTGCCTGGCTGCTCAGGGTATTGTACAGATTGTCGTCGGGATAGTGGGTCCGGCGATAGGTGACCACCCGGACATCCGCATCAAGGTCTGCAAGCTGCCTGGCCGCATCGATGGCATCCTGAAGATAGCCGATTTTATCCACCAATCCCAATTCCAACGCGTCTTCGGCCAGAAAAATCCGGGCATCGGCCACACGGGCCAGCTGTTGGCCGTCCAACTGTCGATGCTGCTTCACCAGATTGACAAATCGCTGCCCCAGCCGGTCGGCCAGTTCCTGAAGCAGATTCTCCTCTTCCGGTGTGATGGGCCGGAACGGCGAACCCATATCCTTGTTCATTCCGGATTTGTTGACCTTCACGCCCACACCGATCTTCTCCATGAGGCCCGATATTTCGGGGCGCATCAGGATGACGCCGACGGAACCGGTAACGGTGGTGGGATGGGCCAGGATCATGTCGGCCGGCAGGGAGATGTAATAGCCGCCGGAGGTGGCCAGGTTCATCATGCAGACCACGATTTTCTTTCCGGTCCGCTCCTTGAAAGAGACAATCTCGTGGTAGAGTATATCGCTGGCCGTGGTGTTACCGCCGGGGGTGTCGATATTGAATAGTACGGCCTTGACCCGGTCGTCTTTTTCGGCCAGGTGCAAATGAGAGACGACTTCCTGCACCACGCCGGGCGTTTGTTGCATCAACCGGCCTTTGGGCTTGTCCGTAATGATGCCGGTGATCGGAATCAACGCGACCCGCTCTTCAGCCGTGCCTTCCAGGGTCATCTCGCGCAGGGGGTCAGAAGCGTCCGAAAAAAGGGTGATGCGCGGCCCGGCGCAACTAATCAGAAGCATCGTTGCAAGGAGCATGGCAAGGATCGGTGTAGAAATTCTCATAACCCGCCTCCAATGGTGTCGTTCTGCCTTTCGAGCCCTTTCAGAAATCGGCAAATTTGGTCGAGATCAAGGCGTGGGAAAAATGAACCCGGAGGCGCCCCGAAGGAAGTGCCCTTGGGGTGCATATAGTTGATATTCCGAGGAGTTCATTTTGAGCACAACGCCGATATCGGGCAAATTGGCCATTTCTGGACGGGCTCGATTTAGTGGGCTTCGGCCCAGTTTTGCCCATATGCCATATTCACCTTCAGCGGCACGGCCAGATCCCACACCCCTTCCATTTCCTTGCGGACCAGTACCTGGGCGGCCTCGAGTTCGTCGGGCGGCACCTCGAAAATGATTTCGTCATGCACGGAAAGCAGCATGGCCGTCTGCATGCCCTTATTGTGCAGCGCCTGATTGACGTTGATCATGGCCAGTTTGATCAAATCCGCGGCCGTGCCCTGGATGGGGGTGTTGATGGCCGTGCGTTCGGCGAACTGGCGCAGGTTGCGGTTGCTGCTGGTGATTTCCGGCAGCTGGCGGATGCGCCCCAGCAGGGTGCTGGTCTGGCGGCTTTCACGGGCGTCGGCAATGGTTTTGTCGATAAAAGCTTTAACCCCCTTGTAGCGCGCGAAATAGTTGTCGATGTAGGTCTGGGCCATCTTGTTGCCGATATCCAGTTCGCGGGACAGCCCATAGGCGCTCATGCCGTAGATGATGCCGAAGTTGATGGCCTTGGCCTGCCGCCGCAGGTCGTCGGTGATCATCTGGGGAAAGACCTGGAAGACCTCGCATGCCGTGCGGGTATGAATGTCCTCATCCTCCTTGAAGGCCTGGATCAGGATGGGGTCGTCAGAGCAGTGGGCCAGAATGCGAAGCTCGATCTGGGAGTAGTCGGCCGAAAGGAAGTGCCAGCCCTCGCGGGGCACGAAGGCTTTCCGGATTTCACGTCCCTCTTCGGTGCGGATCGGGATGTTCTGCAGGTTGGGATCGCTGCTGCTCAACCGCCCCGTGGCGGCTACAGTCTGATTGAAAGAGGTGTGGATGCGTCCGGTTTCGGGGTGGATCAGTTCCAAAAGCGCGTCGGCATAGGTGGATTTGAGCTTGGCCAGGGACCGGTGGCGCAGCACCAGGGCCGGCAGTTCATGGCTGCGGGCCAGGGTGGTCAGCACCTCCACATCGGTGGAATACCCGGTCTTCTTCTTGGTCTTCTTCTGGACCGGCAGATTGAGCTTCTCGAAGAGAATATAGCCCAACTGCTGGGAAGAATTGATGTTGAATATTTCGCCGGCCACTTCGTGGATCTGCTTTTCCAGAAGGTTCAACTGGCCGGCAAAGGATTCGGACAGGTCGTGAAGACGGTCCCGGTCCACACACACGCCGGTCATTTCCATCTCCAGCAGAACAGGCAGCAGCGGCATCTCCACCGTTTTCATCAACTCGGTCAACTTGTTTTCTTCGAGCAGGGGAACAAAGATCTCATAGGCCGCCAGGGTGATGTCAGCATCTTCGCAGGCGTAAGGGACGGCTTTGTCCAGCATCACCTGGTCGAAGGTGACGGCGCTTTTGCCCTTGCCGGCCACATCGGCGTAGGCGATGTTCTTGTGCCCCAGGTAGTCCAAAGCGATCTGATCCAGTCCGTGGGCCCGCTTGCCCGGTGCGATCAGGTACGAGGCCACCATGGTGTCGAAGCCGACGCCGGCCAGCTCTGCCCCGTGACGGCGCAGAACCATCCAGTCGTACTTGATGTTCTGGCCGATTTTCTCGATCCTGGAGTTGGAAAACACCGGTTGCAGCCTTTCCAGGACTGTGCTTAGAGAAAGCTGTTCGGGCGCCCCCAGATAATTGTGCCCCACCGGAATGTAAAAGGCTTCGGCGGATTGCAGGGAAAAAGAGAGCCCCACCAGTCGCGCCAGCATGGGATCCTGCGACGTGGTTTCGGTGTCCAGGGCA
This window of the uncultured Desulfosarcina sp. genome carries:
- the polA gene encoding DNA polymerase I translates to MSTQLQTNRKADQPTLYLIDGSAYIYRAYHAVRGLTNSRGLPTNATFGFTRMLIKLMQDRSPAYVAMFFDAKGPTFRHERYAEYKANRPPMPDDLVQQLPWIHKVTEAFNIPVFEMQGYEADDLIGTLARRAEDDGLRVVMVTGDKDFMQLVTDQCTIWDPMKDKVLDPAAIRDSFGLEPRQMIDVMGLSGDNSDNIPGVPGIGQKTAVKLIQSFDSMDGVYENIDAISGKKQKENLVDFKGQAQLSRELVTIDRHAPVEFDLDALKARGPDDQVLTQLFAELEFRQLQKEYASQEEKTERQYTAIMDTEALEALVRRLEAAERFALDTETTSQDPMLARLVGLSFSLQSAEAFYIPVGHNYLGAPEQLSLSTVLERLQPVFSNSRIEKIGQNIKYDWMVLRRHGAELAGVGFDTMVASYLIAPGKRAHGLDQIALDYLGHKNIAYADVAGKGKSAVTFDQVMLDKAVPYACEDADITLAAYEIFVPLLEENKLTELMKTVEMPLLPVLLEMEMTGVCVDRDRLHDLSESFAGQLNLLEKQIHEVAGEIFNINSSQQLGYILFEKLNLPVQKKTKKKTGYSTDVEVLTTLARSHELPALVLRHRSLAKLKSTYADALLELIHPETGRIHTSFNQTVAATGRLSSSDPNLQNIPIRTEEGREIRKAFVPREGWHFLSADYSQIELRILAHCSDDPILIQAFKEDEDIHTRTACEVFQVFPQMITDDLRRQAKAINFGIIYGMSAYGLSRELDIGNKMAQTYIDNYFARYKGVKAFIDKTIADARESRQTSTLLGRIRQLPEITSSNRNLRQFAERTAINTPIQGTAADLIKLAMINVNQALHNKGMQTAMLLSVHDEIIFEVPPDELEAAQVLVRKEMEGVWDLAVPLKVNMAYGQNWAEAH